A window of the Halostella litorea genome harbors these coding sequences:
- a CDS encoding DUF7501 family protein: protein MSRSQHAPSEPTWSDPNTCPFCDGDLADPGAGFIDHLRTSDDCETSFELWRDRVSSDIGGEWAG from the coding sequence ATGTCACGGAGCCAGCACGCGCCGAGCGAACCGACCTGGAGCGACCCGAACACCTGCCCGTTCTGCGACGGCGACCTCGCGGACCCGGGGGCGGGCTTCATCGACCACCTGCGGACGAGCGACGACTGCGAGACGAGTTTCGAACTGTGGCGCGACCGCGTCAGCAGCGACATCGGCGGCGAGTGGGCCGGGTAG
- a CDS encoding DUF420 domain-containing protein, translating to MSTVNPRQRVRERPLAATAVLSAVGYALVVAAFSGVVPIFPDIGRETVDLFSHAIAAVNTLATVSLALGWYWIRKGEVRKHRAAMLTAFALILVFLLMYLPKVGGGGEKHFVGPELVRIGYLIMLAIHIVLSVVAVPVVLYAVVLGLTHTPAELRNTAHARVGRIAAGSWILSLTLGVVTYVMLNHLYDSTFVPA from the coding sequence ATGTCAACGGTGAATCCCCGGCAGCGAGTACGGGAACGTCCCCTCGCCGCGACGGCGGTCCTCTCGGCGGTCGGTTACGCGCTCGTCGTCGCCGCGTTCTCCGGCGTCGTCCCGATCTTCCCGGACATCGGGCGGGAGACGGTCGACCTGTTCTCCCACGCCATCGCGGCCGTCAACACCCTGGCGACGGTGTCGCTCGCGCTCGGCTGGTACTGGATCCGGAAAGGCGAGGTGCGAAAGCACCGCGCGGCGATGCTGACCGCGTTCGCGCTCATCCTCGTGTTCCTGCTCATGTACCTCCCGAAGGTGGGCGGCGGCGGCGAGAAGCACTTCGTCGGCCCGGAACTGGTCCGGATCGGCTACCTCATCATGCTCGCGATCCACATCGTGCTGTCGGTGGTGGCCGTCCCGGTCGTCCTGTACGCCGTCGTGCTCGGGCTCACACACACGCCCGCCGAACTCCGGAACACGGCCCACGCCCGCGTCGGCCGCATCGCCGCGGGGTCGTGGATCCTCAGCCTCACGCTCGGCGTCGTCACGTACGTGATGCTCAACCACCTCTACGACTCGACGTTCGTCCCGGCCTGA
- a CDS encoding winged helix-turn-helix transcriptional regulator produces MMTASDSVADLAPSAKLVYKVLEHNGQLTQQQIAEESLLPARTVRHALTELESADVVEERIHFQDARQRLYNLQ; encoded by the coding sequence ATGATGACCGCCTCCGACTCCGTCGCCGACCTCGCACCGAGCGCCAAACTCGTGTACAAGGTGCTGGAACACAACGGCCAGCTGACCCAACAGCAGATCGCCGAGGAGTCGCTGCTCCCCGCCCGGACGGTCCGGCACGCGCTGACGGAACTGGAGTCGGCCGACGTCGTCGAGGAGCGGATCCACTTCCAGGACGCCCGCCAGCGCCTCTACAACCTGCAGTAA
- a CDS encoding ParA family protein — translation MVDTNAVSVALQKGGVGKTTIAINLAERLAARGHEVLLVDLDQQGNATEGVGLADAYEAETHLGHLLDDDDPTTLADVVRDAGPFDLVPANADLDEVENTIRSNTFGALWIRNEVVEPAVDGDYDYVVVDSPPDMGPLSDASLIATQNVVVPMRMSEQSASGFERMYAQQVAPIRKEMELDVLAIVPNALEGDNEEKRIIGDLEDSQFGDLLPEFARSDHFDDPDSPGPGIRKRVALKRAWRDGEPLAAYDPDSDMLPRLDQLAAVVEEGTTDA, via the coding sequence ATGGTAGACACGAACGCCGTGAGCGTCGCACTGCAGAAGGGCGGCGTCGGCAAGACGACGATAGCGATCAACCTGGCCGAACGGCTCGCCGCGCGCGGGCACGAGGTGTTGCTGGTCGACCTGGACCAGCAGGGCAACGCCACGGAGGGGGTCGGGCTGGCCGACGCCTACGAGGCCGAGACGCACCTCGGGCACCTGCTGGACGACGACGACCCGACGACGCTGGCCGACGTGGTCCGGGATGCGGGGCCGTTCGACCTCGTCCCGGCGAACGCCGACCTCGACGAGGTCGAGAACACGATCCGAAGCAACACGTTCGGCGCGCTGTGGATCCGCAACGAGGTGGTCGAACCCGCCGTCGACGGGGACTACGACTACGTCGTCGTCGACTCGCCCCCGGACATGGGGCCGCTGTCGGACGCGTCGCTGATCGCCACCCAGAACGTCGTCGTGCCGATGCGCATGAGCGAGCAAAGCGCCAGCGGCTTCGAGCGGATGTACGCCCAGCAGGTCGCGCCGATCCGCAAGGAGATGGAACTGGACGTCCTCGCGATCGTGCCGAACGCGCTGGAGGGCGACAACGAGGAGAAGCGCATCATCGGCGACCTGGAGGACTCGCAGTTCGGCGACCTGCTCCCCGAGTTCGCGCGGTCGGACCACTTCGACGACCCGGACTCGCCGGGCCCGGGCATCCGCAAGCGCGTCGCGCTGAAGCGCGCCTGGCGCGACGGCGAACCGCTCGCCGCGTACGACCCGGACAGCGACATGCTGCCGCGGCTGGACCAACTCGCCGCCGTCGTCGAGGAAGGGACGACCGATGCCTGA